In Thiovibrio frasassiensis, one DNA window encodes the following:
- the relB gene encoding type II toxin-antitoxin system RelB family antitoxin: MLAVRLEQELEAELTKLAVATGRSKSYYVKEALTSYLQDHADYLLALAALERQEPRTSLADVRKELGLAR; this comes from the coding sequence ATGCTTGCGGTAAGACTTGAACAGGAATTGGAAGCCGAGCTCACAAAGCTTGCCGTCGCAACTGGACGCAGCAAGAGCTACTATGTAAAAGAGGCGTTGACCTCTTATCTTCAGGATCATGCAGATTATCTGCTTGCTCTTGCTGCCTTGGAGCGGCAAGAGCCGCGCACCAGTCTTGCTGATGTGAGGAAAGAACTTGGCTTGGCGCGTTGA
- a CDS encoding type II toxin-antitoxin system RelE family toxin: MAWRVEFLESAKRQLKKIDRAWQEKILDYLEDEIAILDDPRTRGKALVGDKRGLWRYRVGNYRIICDIQDGDFVIAAITIGHRKDIYS; encoded by the coding sequence TTGGCTTGGCGCGTTGAATTTCTTGAGAGCGCCAAACGGCAGCTAAAAAAGATCGACAGGGCTTGGCAAGAGAAGATATTGGATTATCTTGAGGATGAGATTGCCATATTGGACGATCCTCGCACACGGGGAAAAGCCTTGGTTGGCGACAAACGTGGCCTCTGGCGATATCGAGTAGGGAATTATCGGATAATCTGCGATATCCAAGATGGAGATTTTGTAATTGCGGCAATCACAATCGGGCACCGGAAAGACATTTATAGCTGA